TAGAGAAGCAAACATGAGATGGACTATAACAACATGAAGGGAATAAActataataatctgtctgaatGCTCACTGCTTGTATGTTCAACTCCATTGGACTTTGTTAAATGTGTATATTGCCATAATGTTAAATTATTACACAGTAAATACACTATTAAAAAATCTACCATATTGTCATTTCATTCATATTTTGAAAGCAATATGGCGATGGCACCTATCAATAAATGTGTTCTCAATTTACCTGGGGAAATTAAGACAAAAATAAATGTGTTAATTAAATATCCTTGGTAATTTGGGTTAGCAGCTCATATCGAGGATACACAGGATCCTTTCCTGAATCATAACAGtgattttataaaaaataatattgCTAGCCTGTGTCAATGGACAATGAGTGAAGTATTCTGTAGAAGCAGCAAGTCACAATACCACACGCAGACTCAATGATATCAACAACCATACACATGAGGTGCTTACTTCTGCCCTAAGCCTCACAGCCCCTGCAGACCAAGTTCCCCATTTACAAACTAAACATTCGCACAAAGGTTCCTAGAGTGTTATGAGACTTATACACAGGCTGTTTATAAAATTATAAAAAGCCTATTATGATATTTGGTTTTAGACCAACTGAAATGTGTTTATTAGCCAATATCTACAGGCTACACCCGCATCACTTTAAAATGCATGATTTAAATATGAATCATTTGTAAAACAGCCATAAAAATCACTAATGACTCAAGAGGCTTTGACACGTTTACAAAGTGCACAGAGGCCTTTACACATTTACAAAGTGTACAGAGAACTTTACACTTTTACTGTGCGCTTTAAGGTTAAGGAATCCGTTTGGTTTTACAGCAACACTACCCTGCAACAACACTTCTCCGCTTCAATAAGCCTCCAGTCACAATAAAACATCAATCAATGAAAACAATGATCAAATCTAAACCACAATGACACCGCCTATCTAATTTCTATGCGCAGTGTTCACCCATCTGTAACTAACCCATTAACCATGTCCCTAACCTGTTACCTAATCCTGACTCACTAACTTGGCTTTAGCTCGGTCTCCAAGGAGAAGACTGGACAGCAGTCGGATTCCAGCAGCATCCTGCAGTGTGTGTAAACATGACAGTTTATTGAGAGGCTGATAGTTAACTGTGAATCGGCAGTATTACGTTGGTACCTAAGGTCTAACTGTGTTTACAGAGGGCAGTAGACTTCAGCAGTCCTTAGGGAGGGCAGTTGAACATCAGTATAAACAGATACTGCTGTATCAGGCAGTGTGGCCCGAGAGCATCCTCTAGCGTAGGACAAGAAGAATAGGCACAGAAGTCTGGTTGCAGAAAGACAAGGGAAGAAGGGATGAAAGCAATGACAGATATATGGATGGATTGGATGAAGGCATGGATGGATGGTTGAAAGAAAAAAAAGGACAGGGGGGACCTGGTTTCATTCAGTTGGAAGGTAAGGGTGGatgggttaggggtaggggtaagAGGTCAGCAATTAAGGTTACAGGTCATCAGTGGAAGTCTGGTTTTTCGGGGAAGGTGCATCCTGCTCGTCTGATGATGACGTTGGCAGCATAGTGTCCTGCTTTCACACACTGTTCCCACTCCTTGTCCTGGACCAACTCTGACAGGAATcctgcatgacacacacacacttattcaaCTTTCTCAAGGACCAACTCCAAGGACCAGACAAATATCCCTACAGAAAGCCACCCAAAATGTTCATgcacatagacaaacacacactcaggGACACGTACCTCCTACAAAGGCATCTCCGGCTCCATTTGTGTCCACAATGTCCTTCTGGTCAATCTTCAGCACTGGGAACGTCTCCACCTTGTCacctccttcacacacacacacacacacatacgggttgaaaatggcaaagcaaaacacacacacacggtatacgggtagaaaatgaaatgaaaatgaaTTTGGGCACTAATAGGCACCTTAATTGGAATGTAGTGGCTGTACAGTATCATGCTATACATGTCAGAACTCTGGCTCTACGCTTCACAGCGCTGTACAGATATAGGATCATCATTTGAGCCATTTGCTACTGCAGGAAAAtattcctgcagcaacaggaactGTGAAATATTATGTGTATTATAATTAAAAAACATTGTTTGTAGGGGTTAATACATTTTCATGTTTGGGCAAATCATGTtgaacattttaaagtggaaattaccaACTTTAGAAGCCATTTTAAACCTAAAATACAATACAAGTATGCATTTCTTGCTGTGCAGGAAAATcacagcaacaaaagagtgatcaagttaagatcctacatctgtatgggtGTTAACTGTCAGCCGTTCTGAATTTAAGCATTGCGCACAATTTATTTTGTTGTCAGTGAGGGCAATTAATGTAAATTGCGATGACTCAATGTATTTTGAACGATGAGACGTTGAGAATAAGAGGATTATAAATAAATAatgctttgatgtcatacaagcaagccatACCTGTGCCGAAAATaactcatgtcatatacagtgtcaatGTTTATGATCCATGTTTGATGTACAGATACATGATGATATGATGTCATACTCTGGGTTGTTCCGAACAGAATGAGcccatgtttgtttattgtgAAGAAAATTCACTGCTGCACATGCACCTGAATGCACTCATAACTCCTTTCTAGGAGCACCAAGATTAcgatctgtttctctgaattgccttgtgaaagcctaacactgtaagatcatattttataacttagctagtcaAAAGAACAcgctttcaaatgatgcccacctgacccagattgtgatTTATAATGGACCCGTTTTGGGATAACGTAAACAACAGTAATTGTTTGATGGCAGGGATGCAGGATTGTGTTACAAACTAAACAATTACTAcgtgtgcttgctctagttcctcaaaggcacagctaggagagctccAAAAAAGCAtcttatagttgaagactcttctttgagtcataaaagtgcattgaaattgctTAGAAACTGTACACACGTTGTCGatgtgtgtggccacttggagacagacaccagttagtcctctcactcaaaccctcttatgttgcacctaccacACATTTTTCAGGAATAGTCTTATGTTATTGAATCAGTGTTTTCAGATTTCATTATCAATAAATGTGGCGAAAAGTAtggtaaatgtaaaatgcacataaaatcaacagtgtaatgtttggattcagtcttgcgtccggtgaactgttgtgtcatcaCCTTTAGTTGAAAATTTTTTCCAttatctccaaactgttcccgtTCAATTGCTACCATGTTTATGCATATTGTTTCAAATTTCTtgtgtaagaaacatttcaatttatcCTTATACATAATGGCCAATTCCAATGAGTTGCTGAAGGCAGGCTAGTTTCTGCACTCAAATCAGTGTgcgagtgacagtgtgtgtgcctgtcaacgtgtgtgtgtgtgtgtagttacctTTGGTCATGATGGTTCCGTCCTTCCCCTGAGTAAAGACAACGATTCTCGGTCTCTTCTTGTTGACTTTGGGCAGAGCCTCTGCCTTCTTAGCAATCTCCTCGATGTCCTCAgtctacaaacacacaccataGTCACAAACAAGCTATACTAATatacaagagtgtgtgtgtttgtatttcaaATCGCAGTCCACCCACCTGAAAGCCTTGCTCTTTTGAAAACGTGGCCGCCTcctgaaaaacagaaatatcccATTCGTTTCCATTTACAcgggagtgtacaaaacatattaggaacacctgctcttttcatgacataactttcacctggtcagtctatgatcccttactgacgTCCCCTGTTAAATACCACTTCATATCAGTGTAgctaaaggggaggagacaggttaaagaaggaattttaagccttgagacatagatttttatgtgtgccattcagagggtgaatgggcaagacaaaagattttaaGTGCCTTCGAAAGGAGTATGGTGTCATGAACTGCAACGCTCTTGGGTTTGTCAGGCTCAACAgttcaagaacggtccaccactcaaaggacatccagccaacttcacacaactgtgggaagcattggagacaacatgggccagcatccctgtggaacgctttcgacaccttgtagagtccatgccctgacaaattgagtctgagggcaaaaggaaggtgttcctaatgttttgtacattcagtgtatttCTCCATGTCGTCCTATCTCGTCTgcctgtcggtctctctctccatcgtccTCTCGCTCCCCATCTGTCTGCTTGTGTCTGTCGCCCTTTCTCTGCCTATTTGCCCGTTGGTCTCTTTCTTTccgtcactctctccctctaccattcagtctgtctgtctctctctctctctccagaagtacCTAGATACTGGACAAATGAAtgaatgagggtgtgtgtgtgtaccgtctCGTTGCCGAACAGCACATCCACATAGGGCATGACCTCCATGAGGGCATCTTTGAAGAACTGAGAGATGAAGGGAGCGGAGAGGTTCAGAGTGAACAGCTTGTTGTTCTCAGAAGCGTGTTTGGCCACTTTCAGTATGGACTCCAGAGACACCGTCAGGAAGAAACCCTACGGAGGAGATAATAAAGCCTGTTATCACTGCTACACAGCCAGTTGTAATGCTACACAGAGCCTGTAATTACGCTACACAGCATGTTATAATCAATGCTACACAGCATGTTATACTAAATGCTACACAGCCTGTTATAATCAATGCTACACAGCCTGTTATAACCAATGCTACACAGCCTGTTATAACCAATGCTACACAGCCTGTTATAACCAATGCTCCACAGTATGTTATAACCAATGCTCCACAGTATGTTATAAGCAATGCTGCAGGGTATGTTATAATCAATGCAACACAGTATGTTATAACCAATGCTACACAGTATGTTATAACCAATGCTCCACAGTATGTTATAATCAATGCAAAACAGTATGTTATAACCAATGCTGCACAGTATGTTATAACCAATGCTCCACATTGTTATAACCAATGCTCCACGGTATGTTATAATCAATGCTCCACAGTATGTTATAATCAATGCTCCACAGTATGTTATAACCAATGCTTCACAGTATGTTATAACCAATGCTACTAAGCCTGTTATAATCAATGCTCCACAATATGTTATAATCAATGCTACACAGCCTGTTATAACAAATGCTACTAAGCCTGTTATAATCAATGCTCCACAGTATGTTATAATCAATGCTCCACAGTATGTTATAACCAATGCTCAACAGTATGTTATAATCAACGCTACTGAGCCCGTTATAATCAACGCTACTGAGCCCGTTATAATCAATGCTACACAGTATGTTATAATCAGTGCTCCACCGTATGTTATAACCAATGCTCCACAGTATGTTATAACCAATTCTACTGAGCCTGTTATTATTCCATGCTACTAAGCCTGTTATAATCAATGctacacagtatgttattattCCATGCTACCCAGCCTGTTATAATCAATGCTACTAAGCCTGTTATAATCAATGCTACACAGCCTTTTATAATCAATGCTACACAGCCTTTTATAATCAATGCTACACAGCCTTTTATAATCAATGCTACACAGCCTGTTATAATCAATGCTACACAGCCTGTTATAATTAATGCTACACAGCCTGTTATAATCAATGctacacagtatgttattattCCATGCTACTAAGCCTGTTATAATCAATGCTACTAAGCCTGTTATAATCAATGCTACTAAGCCTGTTATATTCAATGCTACACAGCCGGTTATAATCAATGctacacagtatgttattattCCATAATCAATTATTCACAGCCTGTTATAATCCATGctacacagtatgttattattCCATGCTACTAAGCCTGTTATAATCAATGCTACACAGTATGCTATAATCAATTATTCACAGCCTGTTATAATCAATGCTACACAGCCTGTTATAATCAATGctacacagtatgttattattCCATGCTACTAAGCCTGTTATAATCAATGCTACAAAGCCTGTTATAATCAATGCTATAATCAATTATTCATAATCAATGCTACTATGTTATAATTCAATGCTACTAAGCCTGTTATATAATTATTCAAGCCTGTTATAATCCATGctacacagtatgttattattCCATGCTACTAAGCCTGTTATAATCAATGCTACACAGTATGTTATAATCAATTATTCACAGCCTGTTATAATCAATGctacacagtatgttattattCCATGTAACTAAGCCTGTTATAATCAATGCTACACAGCCTGTTATAGTTAATGCTACACAGCCTGTTATAATTAATGCTACACATCCTGTTATAACCAATGCTACACAGCCTGTTATAATCAATGctacacagtatgttattattCCATGCTACTAAGCCTGTTATAATCAATGCTACACAGCCTGTTATAAGCCATGctacacagtatgttattattCCATGCTACACAGTATGTTATAACCAATGCTACTAAGCCTGTATTAATCAATGCTACACAGCCTGTTATAATCCATGCTACACAGTATGTTATAACCAATGCCACTAAGCCTGTTATAATCAATGCTACACAGCCTGTTATAAGCCATGctacacagtatgttattattCCATGCTACTAAGCCTGTTATAATCAATTATTCACAGCCTGTTATAATCCATGctacacagtatgttattattCCATGCTACTAAGCCTGTTATAATCAATGCTACTAAGTCCGTATTAATAAATTATTCACAGCCTGTTATAATCCATGCTACACAGTATGTTATAACCAATGCCACTAAGCCTGTTATAATCAATGCATTACTGCCTGTTATAATCCATGctacacagtatgttattattCCATGCTACGAAACCTGTTATAATCAATTATTCACAGCCTGTTATAATCCATGctacacagtatgttattattCCATGCTACTAAACCTGTTATAATCCATGCTACACAGTATGTTATAACCAATGCTACTCAGCCTGTGGTCAACAATgctactcagtgtgtgtgtatgtggtctTTGTTACATACAGCGATATAGTAAACTTTGGCTTTTTCCACCAGTTTCCAGTTCTCCTTCAAGTCCAGATGTTTGTCCTTCTTATAACAGTTAGCTGCCGCTAGGTTAGCTACCAGGGAcctgagagaggaagggggggaggaagagaagaacGAGTGGAGTTGATGAGAGGGACACAGTGGAGTTACAGTGGTAAgacaaagtatgtgaaccctttggaattacctggatttctgcacaAATTGGTCatgaaatttgatctgatcttcatctaagtcacaacaatagacaaacacagtctgcttaaactaataacacacaaacaattatacgttttcatgtctttattgaataTATTCATAGTGTAgagtgggaaaagtatgtgaacccttggatttaataactggttggcCCTCCTTTGaaagcaataacctcaaccaaacatattctgtagttgcggatcagacctgcacaacagtcaggaggcattttggaccattcatctttacaaaactgtttctgttcagcaatattcttaggatgtctggtgtgaaccgctctcgaggtcatgccacagcattttAAATCGGGTTGAgttcaggactctgactgggccactccagaatgcgtattttcttctgttgaagccattctgttatTGATTTACTTCTgcgttttgggtcgttgtcctgttgcatcaacAAACTTCTGTTGCGCTTCAATTGCCGGACAGAtaatagccttacattctcctgca
Above is a genomic segment from Oncorhynchus masou masou isolate Uvic2021 chromosome 23, UVic_Omas_1.1, whole genome shotgun sequence containing:
- the LOC135510795 gene encoding adenosine kinase-like isoform X2, encoding MPAARPNSLFGMGNPLLDISAVVDKDFLEKYGLKPNDQILAEDKHKALFEEIVKKFKVEYHAGGATQNSIKIAQWMIQDPHKVCTFFGCIGEDKFGEILKQKADDAHVDAYYYEQTEEPTGTCAACITGDNRSLVANLAAANCYKKDKHLDLKENWKLVEKAKVYYIAGFFLTVSLESILKVAKHASENNKLFTLNLSAPFISQFFKDALMEVMPYVDVLFGNETEAATFSKEQGFQTEDIEEIAKKAEALPKVNKKRPRIVVFTQGKDGTIMTKGGDKVETFPVLKIDQKDIVDTNGAGDAFVGGFLSELVQDKEWEQCVKAGHYAANVIIRRAGCTFPEKPDFH
- the LOC135510795 gene encoding adenosine kinase-like isoform X1, yielding MASGEPRAKKLRLSDEKKEKKTPEKKTSEKTPESSRKAPTKLGPNSLFGMGNPLLDISAVVDKDFLEKYGLKPNDQILAEDKHKALFEEIVKKFKVEYHAGGATQNSIKIAQWMIQDPHKVCTFFGCIGEDKFGEILKQKADDAHVDAYYYEQTEEPTGTCAACITGDNRSLVANLAAANCYKKDKHLDLKENWKLVEKAKVYYIAGFFLTVSLESILKVAKHASENNKLFTLNLSAPFISQFFKDALMEVMPYVDVLFGNETEAATFSKEQGFQTEDIEEIAKKAEALPKVNKKRPRIVVFTQGKDGTIMTKGGDKVETFPVLKIDQKDIVDTNGAGDAFVGGFLSELVQDKEWEQCVKAGHYAANVIIRRAGCTFPEKPDFH